Proteins from one Lachnospiraceae bacterium KGMB03038 genomic window:
- a CDS encoding 3-isopropylmalate dehydratase — MMKGKALKYGDNINTDIISPPQYMDLSIEEASRYSMSAVDPDFYRKVQKGDIFVAEENLGSGSSRETSPLTLKYLGISAVVARSFARIFYRNLINVGIPALQCKDAGKIREGDELDVDMDKGIIWNRTRKERYRCQKLPEHMMKIIEAGGLFPYLKKEIGEGKSGAGGEV, encoded by the coding sequence ATGATGAAAGGGAAAGCGTTAAAATATGGCGACAACATCAATACAGATATTATTTCTCCGCCTCAGTATATGGATCTTTCTATCGAAGAAGCGTCCCGGTATTCTATGAGCGCGGTGGATCCGGATTTCTACAGAAAGGTACAAAAGGGGGATATCTTTGTGGCGGAGGAAAACTTAGGCTCCGGATCCAGCCGGGAGACCTCCCCGCTGACTTTAAAATACTTAGGGATAAGCGCGGTAGTGGCAAGGTCTTTCGCTCGGATTTTCTACCGGAATCTGATCAATGTAGGAATCCCGGCTCTTCAGTGCAAGGATGCGGGCAAGATCCGGGAAGGGGATGAATTAGATGTGGATATGGATAAAGGAATCATCTGGAATCGGACAAGGAAAGAACGCTACCGCTGCCAGAAACTGCCGGAGCATATGATGAAGATCATTGAAGCGGGCGGTCTTTTCCCATATTTGAAAAAGGAGATCGGAGAAGGAAAGTCTGGAGCGGGGGGAGAAGTATGA
- a CDS encoding hydroxymethylglutaryl-CoA lyase, translated as MKLPEKVTVIEVGPRDGFQNVKDFIATEDKIRIIELLRNAGVTAVEVTSFVHPKAVPQMADAKEVAEKVREKFPDLRAIALVPNERGAKNAWECGIKEVSYVISASEAHNQANVRRTVKESLEELGKIRQAVPELKVRLDIATAFGCPYAGKISQEQVFALMEEAKDFGIQEIVLCDTIGIADPVRVAGLAEAVKKRYPEFIYTMHLHNTRGQGLANILAAMQNGITSFETSVGGLGGCPFAPGAAGNAATEDFLNMLDYMGVESGIAGEEYLKAVAYVKAKVHADLTGNMLRACKYDHI; from the coding sequence ATGAAACTGCCAGAGAAAGTGACAGTAATCGAAGTTGGGCCAAGAGACGGATTCCAGAATGTCAAGGATTTTATTGCCACAGAGGATAAGATCCGTATTATTGAACTGCTGCGAAACGCAGGGGTAACTGCCGTAGAAGTGACCTCATTTGTACATCCGAAAGCAGTGCCTCAGATGGCGGACGCAAAAGAAGTGGCAGAAAAGGTCCGCGAAAAATTCCCTGATCTTAGAGCCATTGCCCTGGTACCCAACGAGCGGGGCGCAAAAAACGCCTGGGAGTGCGGCATAAAAGAAGTCAGCTATGTGATCTCAGCAAGCGAAGCCCACAACCAGGCAAATGTCCGGCGGACCGTCAAGGAGTCCCTGGAAGAGCTGGGAAAAATCCGTCAAGCGGTACCAGAGTTAAAAGTGCGTCTGGACATCGCCACCGCCTTTGGATGTCCCTATGCGGGGAAAATCTCTCAAGAGCAGGTGTTTGCCTTGATGGAAGAAGCCAAAGATTTTGGAATCCAGGAGATCGTTTTATGCGATACTATTGGGATCGCTGATCCGGTACGGGTCGCGGGGCTTGCGGAAGCGGTAAAAAAGCGGTATCCGGAATTTATATATACCATGCATCTGCATAACACCAGGGGCCAGGGCTTAGCCAATATCCTGGCCGCCATGCAGAATGGGATAACCTCCTTTGAGACCTCGGTGGGCGGACTGGGCGGCTGCCCGTTCGCGCCGGGGGCGGCAGGGAACGCGGCGACGGAAGATTTCCTGAACATGCTGGACTATATGGGCGTTGAGAGCGGGATCGCGGGAGAAGAATATCTGAAAGCGGTGGCATATGTAAAGGCAAAGGTTCATGCGGATCTGACAGGAAATATGCTGCGGGCTTGCAAGTATGATCATATATGA
- a CDS encoding 3-isopropylmalate dehydratase large subunit, which translates to MGKTIAEKIIARAAGAEEVQPGDIVWVQIDRAMMDDILGPRIQIAKQLEELGVPVWDPEKVVIISDHYTPPATIQQAEIVKFTRDWARTHGIQNYYEFEGPCHQIMAETGNVRPGMIILGTDSHTCMGGALNAFASGVGSTEMLGILATGKTWLKVPETIRVVWEGTLSENVMAKDVSLKTIGQIGHSGATYLSVEYQGNTIGEMSMDERMAISNMAVEMGAKAGIMPFDEKTKNFLDHIEVDAETYEPCFSDEDAVYQHTYNFRAEELKPQVACPHEVDHVTAAEELHNVPIHQAYLGSCTGGRLNDLKTAAEYLKGKKVAKGVRLLVSPASRKIWKEADEKGYLGTIAEAGGVIMAPTCGVCVGLHSGLIAGGENCISSSNRNFLGRMGSKEGQIYLASPLTVAASAVAGRIQEGEK; encoded by the coding sequence ATGGGGAAAACCATTGCGGAAAAGATTATCGCGCGGGCAGCGGGAGCAGAAGAAGTACAGCCGGGAGATATTGTCTGGGTCCAGATTGACCGGGCTATGATGGATGATATCCTGGGGCCTCGGATCCAGATCGCGAAGCAGTTAGAAGAATTGGGCGTACCAGTATGGGATCCGGAGAAAGTGGTGATCATCTCGGATCATTATACCCCGCCTGCTACGATCCAACAGGCGGAAATCGTGAAGTTTACCCGGGATTGGGCCAGAACGCATGGGATACAGAACTATTATGAATTTGAGGGCCCTTGCCATCAGATTATGGCGGAGACTGGGAATGTACGGCCGGGCATGATTATACTGGGGACGGATTCCCATACCTGTATGGGCGGGGCTTTGAATGCTTTTGCCAGCGGTGTGGGATCCACAGAGATGCTGGGAATCCTGGCCACTGGAAAGACTTGGCTGAAAGTGCCCGAGACGATCCGGGTAGTTTGGGAAGGGACCCTGTCTGAGAATGTGATGGCGAAGGATGTTTCCCTGAAGACGATCGGCCAGATCGGCCATTCAGGCGCGACATATCTGTCTGTAGAATATCAGGGGAATACCATTGGCGAAATGTCGATGGACGAGCGTATGGCCATATCTAATATGGCGGTGGAAATGGGCGCTAAGGCAGGAATCATGCCATTTGATGAAAAAACAAAAAATTTTTTGGATCATATCGAGGTGGACGCCGAGACCTATGAGCCCTGTTTTAGCGATGAAGACGCAGTATATCAGCATACTTACAATTTCCGGGCGGAGGAGTTAAAACCCCAGGTAGCCTGTCCCCATGAGGTGGATCATGTGACAGCCGCGGAGGAGCTTCACAATGTCCCCATCCATCAGGCATACCTGGGCTCCTGTACCGGAGGAAGGCTAAATGACCTAAAGACAGCGGCAGAATATCTGAAAGGAAAGAAAGTGGCAAAAGGTGTTCGGCTTTTGGTATCCCCAGCTTCCCGGAAAATCTGGAAAGAGGCAGATGAAAAAGGATATCTTGGAACGATCGCGGAGGCTGGCGGCGTGATCATGGCCCCTACCTGCGGTGTGTGTGTAGGGCTGCACAGCGGCCTGATCGCCGGAGGGGAGAACTGTATCTCTTCCAGCAACCGGAATTTCCTTGGAAGGATGGGAAGCAAAGAAGGACAGATTTATCTTGCCTCGCCTCTGACGGTGGCGGCCAGCGCGGTGGCAGGCAGGATCCAGGAGGGAGAAAAATGA
- a CDS encoding transketolase family protein, producing MAEMTERTLISKEVFGKVIVELAEQDERIVVCDTDLMRCFGTKAFSQRYPRRHINFGIAEQNCMAAAAGIALAGKNVFASSFANFATKRACDQVSISIAYNEANVKVCGLYAGLTAEKNGGTHIGVEDVALMRSIPNMCVIEPADTWELEAAVRFLAEYEGPVYFRQPKMYLRNVYDHMPEFQLGKGVTLTDGSDIAIIACGIMTGIALDAAELLKAEGISARIINMPSLKPLDGEVIRKAARETGAVITCENHSVIGGLGSAAAEVLAEKGSKVKLRRMGLSDVFGVTASLAYQLEKNQLTKEAIAAEARLLLGK from the coding sequence ATGGCAGAAATGACAGAGCGGACGCTGATCAGTAAAGAAGTGTTTGGAAAAGTGATCGTAGAACTGGCGGAACAAGATGAAAGAATCGTGGTCTGCGACACGGATCTTATGCGGTGTTTTGGGACCAAAGCATTCTCCCAGAGGTATCCGCGGCGCCATATCAACTTTGGAATCGCGGAACAAAACTGTATGGCGGCAGCGGCGGGGATCGCCCTGGCAGGGAAAAATGTATTTGCCAGCTCTTTTGCGAATTTCGCTACGAAGCGGGCCTGCGACCAGGTGAGTATATCCATCGCCTACAACGAGGCCAATGTAAAGGTGTGCGGACTCTATGCGGGGCTGACGGCGGAGAAAAATGGAGGGACCCACATTGGTGTGGAGGACGTGGCCCTTATGCGCAGTATCCCCAATATGTGCGTAATAGAGCCGGCAGATACTTGGGAGTTGGAAGCGGCCGTACGTTTTTTGGCGGAATATGAAGGGCCGGTGTATTTCCGGCAGCCGAAGATGTACTTGAGGAATGTATATGACCATATGCCAGAGTTTCAGCTTGGGAAAGGTGTGACTCTGACAGACGGCTCAGATATCGCGATCATCGCCTGCGGCATTATGACAGGGATTGCCCTGGATGCGGCAGAGCTTTTGAAGGCGGAAGGGATTTCCGCAAGAATCATCAACATGCCCAGCCTTAAGCCGCTGGATGGAGAAGTGATCCGTAAGGCGGCTAGAGAGACTGGGGCGGTTATTACCTGTGAAAACCACAGTGTCATCGGAGGTTTAGGAAGCGCTGCGGCAGAGGTGCTGGCAGAAAAAGGGAGCAAGGTAAAACTCAGACGGATGGGCCTTTCGGATGTGTTCGGCGTGACTGCTTCTCTTGCTTACCAGCTTGAGAAAAACCAACTGACAAAAGAAGCGATAGCGGCAGAAGCGCGCCTGCTGCTTGGCAAATAG
- a CDS encoding CoA transferase: MAQKGALSGIRVLDLSRVLAGPFCTMMLADMGAEVIKIEIPGKGDDSRNFGPFVNGESGYYMNVNRNKKGITLNLKGKGKDLFLQMVKEADMVVENYRPGVMEKLGLGYEELKKVNPAIIYGAVSGFGHYGPYTLRPGYDVIGQASSGLMSVTGWPDGSPTRIGTAMADSLAGYSLAIGLLAALQYRNQTGVGQKVDIGMMDSCIASMQIIYPIYTMGGRIPERIGNRYESNYPTDTFATKDGMIVIGAANDKLWQKLCEVMGKPELSADERYDKNPKRVERYQEIKPVIEAWTREYTSEEVMEKLLNGGVPASPINNLAQVAADPHAKAREMFVHVEHPVAGDTVLTGSQFKMSETNPEVERHSPLLGEHNEEIYRDLLGIEGQELETLKEEGVI, translated from the coding sequence ATGGCACAGAAAGGTGCGTTAAGTGGAATCCGTGTGCTGGATTTAAGCCGTGTGCTGGCCGGCCCGTTCTGCACCATGATGCTGGCGGATATGGGAGCGGAGGTCATTAAAATCGAAATTCCCGGAAAAGGAGACGACAGCAGAAATTTTGGGCCTTTCGTAAACGGCGAAAGCGGCTATTATATGAACGTCAACCGGAATAAAAAAGGAATCACTTTGAACCTGAAAGGAAAAGGGAAAGACCTGTTTCTTCAGATGGTGAAAGAGGCTGATATGGTAGTAGAAAATTATCGGCCGGGAGTGATGGAAAAGCTGGGACTTGGCTACGAAGAATTAAAAAAGGTCAATCCAGCGATCATCTATGGCGCCGTGTCTGGTTTTGGACATTATGGACCCTATACCCTGCGGCCTGGCTATGATGTGATCGGCCAGGCCAGCAGCGGCCTGATGAGTGTGACGGGCTGGCCGGACGGCAGCCCCACACGGATCGGGACTGCCATGGCAGACAGCCTGGCAGGTTACTCTTTGGCGATCGGGCTTTTGGCGGCGCTTCAATACCGGAATCAGACAGGAGTTGGACAAAAGGTAGACATCGGTATGATGGATTCCTGTATCGCGAGTATGCAGATCATTTATCCGATCTATACCATGGGCGGGCGCATCCCCGAGCGCATTGGAAACCGGTATGAGTCCAATTATCCTACAGATACTTTTGCGACAAAGGACGGCATGATCGTTATTGGAGCGGCTAACGACAAATTGTGGCAGAAGCTGTGCGAAGTGATGGGAAAACCAGAGCTTTCCGCAGATGAGCGGTATGACAAGAACCCAAAGAGAGTGGAACGATATCAAGAGATCAAGCCGGTCATTGAGGCGTGGACCAGAGAATATACCAGTGAAGAAGTAATGGAGAAACTGTTGAATGGAGGCGTTCCAGCCTCACCCATCAACAACCTGGCCCAAGTGGCGGCGGATCCCCACGCAAAGGCAAGAGAAATGTTTGTCCATGTAGAACATCCGGTGGCGGGTGATACAGTACTGACGGGCTCCCAATTTAAGATGAGTGAGACAAATCCGGAAGTAGAAAGACATTCTCCGCTCCTTGGCGAACACAACGAAGAAATCTACAGGGATCTTCTGGGGATCGAGGGACAGGAACTGGAAACGCTGAAAGAAGAGGGCGTGATCTAG
- a CDS encoding zinc-binding dehydrogenase, whose protein sequence is MKSLDAFLHGPKDLRLEEVEVADLKPTQILVKLHACGICGSDVECYLGHSKEGRYDLGPYTPGHEWAGEVVAVGSDVISLKVGDRVTGECANSCNRCDICKEGINNSYCTNWNEVGFMPSAPGGMGEYLIGEEQFCYKLPDNMTYIEGALVEPCSVAYYSLYGRDGFVARTDDCVIFGAGAIGLFAATICKAAGAKVIVVEPIEFRRKMAEDIIGVDLTIDPMNEDVVETVFANTDGQGASLIVECTGTDFGVSTTVDIAKAHARIRFIGHSIGRRIPIEIGKAIWKGLNLQGSAGQPWFFTKTIKFMSRVKDQIDFTKFITAYYKLEDIQDAFDMAIEHKDRAVKVMLTMNEEE, encoded by the coding sequence ATGAAATCATTAGATGCATTTTTGCACGGCCCAAAGGATCTAAGACTGGAAGAAGTAGAAGTGGCCGATCTGAAACCAACCCAGATCCTGGTGAAACTCCATGCCTGCGGAATCTGCGGATCTGACGTAGAGTGTTATCTGGGACATTCCAAAGAGGGCCGTTACGACCTGGGGCCTTACACGCCGGGACATGAGTGGGCAGGGGAAGTAGTCGCCGTCGGTTCAGACGTGATTTCTTTGAAAGTAGGCGACCGCGTGACAGGAGAATGCGCCAACTCCTGCAACCGCTGCGATATCTGCAAAGAAGGGATCAACAACTCTTATTGTACAAACTGGAATGAAGTGGGCTTTATGCCAAGCGCTCCCGGCGGAATGGGAGAATATCTCATCGGAGAGGAACAGTTCTGCTACAAACTGCCGGACAATATGACTTATATCGAAGGAGCGCTGGTGGAACCTTGCTCGGTGGCTTATTACAGCCTTTATGGGAGAGACGGTTTCGTGGCCAGGACCGACGATTGTGTGATCTTTGGCGCCGGCGCCATCGGCTTATTTGCAGCGACTATCTGCAAGGCGGCAGGCGCGAAGGTCATCGTGGTAGAACCGATTGAGTTCCGGAGGAAAATGGCGGAAGACATCATCGGTGTAGACCTGACCATTGACCCGATGAATGAGGATGTGGTGGAGACGGTATTTGCCAACACAGACGGGCAGGGCGCATCGCTTATCGTAGAATGTACCGGAACAGATTTCGGCGTTTCTACAACGGTTGATATCGCAAAAGCTCACGCAAGGATCCGCTTCATCGGACATTCTATCGGCCGCAGGATCCCGATCGAGATCGGCAAGGCCATCTGGAAAGGACTGAACCTCCAGGGAAGCGCGGGACAGCCATGGTTCTTTACCAAGACGATCAAGTTTATGAGCCGGGTGAAAGACCAGATTGATTTTACAAAATTTATTACAGCATATTATAAGCTGGAAGATATCCAGGATGCGTTTGACATGGCCATCGAGCATAAAGACCGGGCGGTCAAAGTGATGCTTACCATGAACGAAGAAGAGTAA
- a CDS encoding aldehyde dehydrogenase family protein: MEKRNEEVYVADLMERARKAQKIADGYTQEQVDKLSRAIGWALVQKDTVEKIAAFCQEETRMGNEESKQNKLYKKVRGVLSDINPQKTVGVVEENQETGIRRLAKPVGVIGSLIPTTQPELCPATQGILAVKSRNAIVFSPHPRSQRTTYMVTEIMREVLRKHGAPEDLLICAEHPTMEMSRQIMAQSDLVIATGGAGMVKAAYSSGTPAYGVGVGNAVVVIDETADLKEAAANVRVSKTFDYASGCSCENSIVVSEQIYDEFLECLKAEGAYLASAEEKDKFQKAIWPDGGHVLNRDIVTQPASRIGQIAGVEVPEDAAMILVEETGRGEEYPFSGEKLCVVLTVYKYKDFSEAVRIVNEIHSYQGAGHSCGIQSNNEEHILELALNTKTTRVMVRQPQSVGNSGDWNNGMPFTGSLGCGTWGGNIVSENITLKHFLNNTWLSVPIKGTIPSDEEIFREAMTE, from the coding sequence ATGGAAAAGCGAAATGAAGAAGTATACGTTGCCGATTTGATGGAACGGGCCAGAAAGGCGCAGAAAATCGCGGACGGCTACACCCAGGAGCAGGTGGACAAACTCTCAAGAGCTATCGGCTGGGCGCTGGTACAGAAAGATACGGTAGAAAAAATTGCCGCGTTCTGCCAGGAAGAGACTCGTATGGGCAACGAGGAATCGAAACAGAACAAATTATATAAAAAAGTGAGGGGCGTTTTAAGCGACATCAATCCGCAGAAAACGGTGGGCGTAGTAGAAGAAAACCAAGAAACCGGAATCCGCAGGCTGGCGAAACCGGTAGGAGTGATTGGCTCACTGATTCCTACCACGCAGCCGGAACTTTGTCCGGCTACCCAGGGAATCCTGGCAGTAAAGAGCCGAAACGCCATTGTATTCTCGCCCCATCCCAGGAGTCAGAGAACGACCTATATGGTCACAGAGATTATGAGAGAGGTGTTAAGGAAGCATGGGGCGCCGGAAGATCTTTTGATCTGCGCGGAGCATCCAACCATGGAGATGAGCCGTCAGATCATGGCTCAGTCCGATCTTGTGATCGCTACCGGAGGGGCGGGTATGGTGAAGGCAGCATACAGCTCTGGAACCCCAGCCTATGGCGTGGGTGTTGGAAACGCCGTGGTAGTCATTGACGAGACGGCGGATTTAAAAGAGGCGGCGGCCAACGTGCGTGTCAGTAAGACGTTTGACTATGCCTCTGGCTGTTCCTGTGAGAATTCTATCGTGGTCAGTGAGCAGATCTACGATGAATTTCTGGAGTGCCTGAAAGCAGAGGGGGCTTATTTGGCCTCGGCGGAAGAAAAGGATAAATTCCAGAAAGCGATCTGGCCGGATGGGGGCCATGTGCTGAACCGGGATATCGTGACCCAGCCGGCGTCCAGGATCGGGCAGATCGCGGGAGTAGAAGTGCCGGAAGATGCCGCAATGATCTTGGTGGAAGAGACAGGAAGAGGAGAGGAATATCCCTTCTCCGGTGAAAAGCTTTGTGTAGTATTGACTGTATACAAGTATAAAGATTTCTCAGAGGCAGTGCGGATTGTCAATGAGATACACAGCTACCAGGGAGCCGGACATTCCTGCGGGATCCAGTCTAACAATGAGGAGCATATCCTGGAGCTTGCTCTGAATACCAAGACGACCCGCGTGATGGTGAGACAGCCGCAGAGCGTAGGAAACAGCGGTGACTGGAACAATGGGATGCCATTTACCGGTTCCTTAGGCTGCGGAACCTGGGGAGGCAATATCGTTTCTGAAAATATTACCCTGAAGCATTTTCTTAACAATACCTGGCTGAGCGTGCCGATCAAAGGAACGATCCCCAGCGATGAGGAAATCTTTCGGGAAGCAATGACGGAATAA
- a CDS encoding creatininase family protein, which translates to MAYENSMWLTTENPAIVFENTKVGQLKKKIWDMSEEEVDKLLKERYEIPSPSEIGLPNTYIQTTPRYKVVEKRKKNDVVLVPVGCTECHGMHTVSGLDTFQCQSIVEGVRRATAKDGREVSLAYNPLPYGAHPYHHLGMPGTVMLPQSVAVENLVAVMLGLWNDGFRKQIYINNHGQLWVLETALHEFLYRYQLPCIIQVMDWHRAIREFFFPCAKDDMVQTPFVHADECETSVARLCFPEGMVDMDHVEEAHNKAYFEPGRFDNSTDSFHRPQRWSETEMTCPITFKGTPEGVVGTPAIAEARKAKRPILAACEYLTYCVDEILGSFPPGEVPPTEEVTHRTAEEMAPYLKEPGSEGWRSVFGLPKVGM; encoded by the coding sequence ATGGCATACGAGAACAGCATGTGGCTGACTACAGAGAATCCAGCCATTGTATTTGAGAATACAAAGGTAGGACAGTTAAAAAAGAAAATCTGGGATATGTCAGAGGAAGAAGTAGATAAACTTTTAAAAGAGCGTTATGAGATTCCATCACCTTCCGAGATTGGACTGCCCAATACCTATATCCAGACAACGCCAAGATATAAAGTGGTAGAAAAGAGGAAGAAAAATGATGTCGTCCTGGTGCCGGTAGGATGTACAGAATGCCACGGCATGCATACCGTTTCCGGACTGGATACGTTCCAGTGCCAGTCTATCGTAGAAGGCGTGCGGCGCGCGACAGCAAAGGACGGCAGAGAAGTCAGCCTTGCCTATAATCCGCTCCCATATGGAGCCCATCCATACCATCACCTGGGAATGCCGGGGACCGTCATGCTGCCGCAGAGCGTAGCGGTAGAAAATCTGGTAGCGGTCATGCTGGGACTTTGGAATGACGGGTTCCGCAAACAGATTTATATCAATAACCACGGGCAGCTGTGGGTATTGGAGACGGCGCTTCATGAATTCCTTTATCGGTATCAGCTTCCCTGCATCATCCAGGTCATGGACTGGCATCGGGCAATCCGGGAATTCTTCTTCCCATGCGCGAAAGACGACATGGTACAGACGCCATTTGTACACGCGGACGAATGTGAGACTTCTGTAGCCCGGCTGTGCTTCCCGGAGGGAATGGTAGATATGGATCATGTGGAAGAAGCTCATAACAAGGCATATTTTGAACCGGGACGGTTTGATAATTCTACTGATTCGTTCCATCGTCCGCAGCGCTGGAGTGAGACGGAGATGACCTGCCCGATCACATTTAAAGGGACTCCGGAAGGAGTGGTAGGTACGCCTGCTATCGCAGAAGCGAGAAAGGCGAAGCGTCCGATCCTGGCCGCCTGCGAATACCTGACTTACTGTGTAGATGAGATTCTGGGAAGCTTTCCGCCGGGAGAAGTTCCGCCGACAGAGGAAGTAACCCACCGCACCGCGGAAGAAATGGCTCCGTATCTGAAAGAACCTGGAAGTGAAGGATGGCGCTCTGTATTTGGACTTCCCAAGGTAGGCATGTAG
- a CDS encoding 3-methylitaconate isomerase codes for MDERKSLRCSIIRGGTSKGIFIKENELPDDPAARDAVIRAVFGSPDIRQIDGLGGADVLTSKLAIIGPPSRPDADVDYTFGQVSFETDKIDYSGNCGNISSAVGPYAIDEGMVRADGEAAFVRIHMKNTGRILRAEVPTRDGRAVETGDFAIDGVPGTGARITLDWSDTAGGVTGKLLPTGNVKDQVCIEGKNYEVSLVDAGNPLVFIRAEALGMTGTESPDEIENNAELMRTIEKIRGWAAARIGLCERPEEAARVTPYNPFFAIVSKPQSYRAINGKEIREQEIDITARLLFMLRMHKAYPITGTAATAAAVRIPGSVAWEVLREEAKNRETICIGHPSGKLPAESIVSVEDGRIQLKKIGVYRTARRIMDGRVYLPEGIDIGKG; via the coding sequence ATGGATGAGAGAAAGAGCCTGAGGTGTTCGATCATAAGAGGGGGAACCAGCAAAGGGATTTTTATCAAGGAAAATGAGCTTCCGGACGATCCTGCCGCAAGAGATGCTGTGATCAGGGCTGTGTTTGGCAGTCCTGATATCCGGCAGATTGACGGGCTGGGAGGCGCGGATGTGCTGACCAGCAAGCTGGCCATTATCGGACCGCCCTCCAGACCGGATGCGGATGTGGACTATACCTTTGGGCAGGTCAGCTTTGAGACGGATAAGATTGATTACAGCGGAAACTGCGGAAATATCTCTTCCGCGGTAGGGCCTTATGCCATTGACGAAGGAATGGTGCGGGCCGATGGGGAAGCGGCCTTCGTGCGGATCCATATGAAAAATACAGGGAGAATCCTTCGTGCAGAAGTACCGACCAGAGATGGAAGAGCAGTGGAGACGGGGGATTTTGCCATTGATGGAGTGCCGGGAACAGGCGCCAGGATTACGCTGGACTGGTCCGACACCGCCGGAGGTGTGACTGGGAAACTGCTTCCTACAGGGAATGTAAAGGATCAGGTGTGTATAGAAGGAAAGAACTATGAAGTCAGCCTGGTGGATGCCGGGAATCCGCTGGTATTTATCCGGGCAGAAGCACTTGGTATGACGGGCACAGAAAGCCCGGATGAAATTGAAAATAACGCGGAACTTATGCGTACCATAGAGAAAATCCGGGGATGGGCGGCGGCCCGGATAGGCTTGTGTGAACGGCCGGAAGAAGCTGCCAGAGTTACACCTTATAATCCATTTTTTGCTATTGTATCTAAGCCTCAGAGTTATCGGGCTATCAATGGGAAAGAAATCCGAGAGCAGGAGATAGACATTACAGCCCGCCTTCTGTTCATGCTGCGGATGCATAAAGCTTATCCGATCACTGGGACGGCAGCTACCGCGGCGGCGGTCCGGATTCCGGGGAGTGTGGCCTGGGAGGTGCTGCGGGAAGAAGCGAAAAACCGGGAGACGATCTGCATCGGCCATCCTTCAGGAAAACTTCCGGCAGAGTCCATAGTTTCTGTGGAGGACGGCAGGATCCAGCTTAAGAAGATCGGGGTCTATCGTACCGCCAGGAGAATCATGGACGGCAGGGTGTATCTGCCGGAAGGAATAGACATAGGGAAAGGATAG
- a CDS encoding transketolase, which yields MSEVMQDFKMLRKKTEETRFNLVAMMDYAGSGHPGGSLSVLEIMTMLYYGGVMKYDAAHPKAPDRDRFVLSKGHASPALYVILADLGYFPAEKLKEFDANDSMLPKHCNRLKTPGVEASTGALGQGFSMALGMALAQKMDDINKYNVYCILGDGECQSGEVWEAAMAAAKYGLDNLKVIVDNNRLQIDGFTEDVMPLGDLKAKWEAFGWYVDECDGHDLKALKEAFRRMDEEAEKGAFPQVLIANTTKGKGVSFMEDEADWHSRKMTKEEGAQALKEVRQTYEELFNENIDDSILFLNAEELEALKGEGGK from the coding sequence ATGAGCGAAGTGATGCAGGATTTTAAAATGCTGAGGAAAAAGACGGAAGAGACCAGATTTAATCTGGTGGCAATGATGGACTATGCGGGGAGCGGACATCCGGGAGGGTCTCTTTCGGTTTTAGAGATTATGACAATGCTGTACTACGGAGGCGTTATGAAATATGACGCAGCGCATCCAAAAGCGCCGGACCGGGATCGGTTCGTGCTGTCAAAGGGACATGCCAGCCCCGCTTTATATGTGATTCTGGCTGATCTGGGATATTTCCCGGCGGAAAAATTAAAGGAGTTTGATGCCAATGACAGTATGCTTCCCAAACACTGTAATCGGCTGAAAACGCCGGGGGTAGAGGCATCTACAGGAGCATTGGGACAGGGATTTTCTATGGCGCTTGGCATGGCTCTTGCTCAGAAGATGGATGATATAAACAAGTATAATGTATACTGCATCCTTGGAGATGGGGAATGTCAGTCTGGAGAAGTGTGGGAGGCGGCCATGGCGGCGGCTAAATATGGACTGGATAATCTCAAAGTGATCGTGGATAACAACCGGCTTCAGATTGACGGGTTTACGGAGGACGTGATGCCCCTTGGAGACTTGAAGGCAAAATGGGAGGCCTTTGGCTGGTATGTGGATGAGTGTGACGGCCACGATCTGAAAGCGCTGAAAGAAGCATTCCGGAGAATGGACGAAGAGGCAGAAAAAGGGGCGTTTCCACAAGTGTTGATCGCTAATACAACCAAAGGAAAAGGAGTTTCTTTTATGGAAGATGAGGCGGACTGGCACAGCCGGAAGATGACGAAAGAAGAAGGAGCTCAGGCATTAAAAGAGGTCCGGCAGACATATGAAGAACTCTTTAATGAAAATATTGATGATTCCATCTTGTTCTTAAACGCGGAGGAACTGGAAGCCTTGAAGGGAGAAGGAGGGAAGTAA